A single genomic interval of Arachis duranensis cultivar V14167 chromosome 7, aradu.V14167.gnm2.J7QH, whole genome shotgun sequence harbors:
- the LOC107458048 gene encoding NDR1/HIN1-like protein 6 gives MGDNQRIHPLHHDVESPPSPPPPQPSAPLVPRNMSRSDKGDPELSNQQPPPPPLPPARNRRSRRGCCCKFLCWFISILLILVVAIGATVGILYLVFRPKLPKYSINEIGVTRFDLSNNDSLSVTFNLTITARNPNKRIGIDYRGGSHISAYYNGTKLCDGSLPKFYQGHHNTTVLNIPLSGEAENATALENSLTQQLQQSGSVPLRLKAKQPVRIKFGKLKIFKITFRVRCWIVVDNLNANNSIRIKSSSCKFRLKL, from the coding sequence ATGGGAGATAATCAGAGAATCCACCCTCTTCATCATGACGTTGAATCACCACCATCGCCGCCACCGCCACAACCATCGGCACCTTTGGTGCCAAGGAACATGTCCAGATCGGATAAAGGCGATCCGGAGTTGTCAAATCAACAACCACCGCCTCCTCCGCTGCCTCCTGCTCGCAacagaagatcaagaagaggtTGCTGCTGCAAATTCCTCTGTTGGTTTATAAGCATATTGCTTATCCTGGTGGTGGCGATCGGCGCAACGGTGGGTATACTCTATCTTGTGTTCAGGCCGAAGCTTCCGAAATACTCCATCAACGAAATTGGGGTGACAAGATTCGATCTTTCAAACAACGATAGCTTAAGTGTCACATTCAACTTGACAATAACAGCTCGGAATCCAAACAAGAGAATTGGAATCGATTACAGAGGTGGAAGCCACATTAGTGCTTATTACAATGGCACGAAACTGTGTGATGGATCGTTACCAAAATTCTACCAGGGTCACCATAACACTACAGTTCTTAACATTCCTCTTTCAGGGGAAGCAGAAAATGCAACAGCTTTGGAAAATTCGTTGACGCAACAACTGCAGCAAAGTGGAAGTGTTCCTCTTCGGTTGAAGGCGAAGCAACCGGTGAGAATTAAGTTTGGGAAGTTGAAAATATTCAAGATCACCTTCAGGGTTAGGTGCTGGATTGTTGTGGATAATCTTAATGCTAACAACTCCATTAGAATCAAGAGCAGTAGCTGCAAGTTCAGGCTCAAGTTATAG
- the LOC107458047 gene encoding uncharacterized protein At1g65710, whose translation MGACLSKKKGSTTSPGATFQVPSKLKDSENGGVTATLSKPTNPEVNLNNEKSTVQEKHDTVVVAAAHEGENQVKKEIFIIKHRKSHDERSSKIQPCTAQQNLSAYSNDGSSSESAESMGNNKNKIAPSTPNIAASGVRTSSCTKEEVDAILIQCGRLSRSSSGRAASSSGGRKYSGSKRSFDFDHCDNDANSNDDDQRRGNATTTDNSDLCEDYDGVATGNRHRAQHRQRNRQSPRPSPRRRTPSRERDQQQNQRSSSRERRVSRSPGRRSSETTNGANGNGSNNGNGNHNSAGSTRPGKLVSVPATVTSLVMDKSNNGIGGGESAAATGVKRITVKRNVGECGVAGSRGAASPRSQSPARAQSPARALSPARAHSPARGNNGNAGNQQQQPSISRNNSSRKTEQSPYRRNPLNEIDPNSLSYPQSNANNSSSNKVQNRPKKDAEAEANQKGVTANCKVKEQQEEECKGTASMNNDNVVVKTMVPSGVADNIKPQSLTRSRSSRRSRDLDLNPETLMNPVPQSYTSLLLEDIQNFHQKNTNTTQPSISLPACLSKACSILEAVADLNSTTSPNFSAGAFSEDKKTPSLGANNSSNHYAKKRVEPFVESEVVVSDDVMEPSLHKYVTVKRGGSVCGVVDMEDQESSGSNSFITQSGQIQQQNHWGISSKTWDANSADSTDCWSSRLMEGSDAVAEARKALNCKKRECDDHQHSSGIGRGRLSGSSSSSKVLHHHNSIPVAST comes from the exons ATGGGTGCATGTTTGAGCAAGAAGAAAGGGTCAACTACCTCTCCAGGTGCAACTTTTCAGGTTCCTTCTAAGCTAAAGGATTCTGAAAATGGTGGTGTCACCGCCACCCTATCCAAACCCACCAACCCAGAAGTGAACCTCAATAATGAGAAGAGCACAGTGCAAGAGAAACATGACACAGTAGTGGTAGCAGCAGCGCATGAAGGTGAAAACCAAGTGAAAAAAGAGATTTTTATCATTAAGCACAGGAAGAGCCACGATGAAAGGAGCTCCAAGATTCAACCTTGCACTGCTCAGCAGAACCTGTCAGCATATTCAAATGATGGGTCATCCTCAGAATCTGCCGAATCAATGGgaaacaacaagaacaaaattgcACCTTCTACACCAAACATTGCTGCTAGTGGTGTGAGGACCTCAAGCTGCACAAAAGAAGAGGTGGATGCAATTCTGATCCAGTGTGGGAGGCTCAGCAGAAGCTCTTCTGGAAGAGCTGCCTCTTCTTCTGGTGGGAGAAAGTACTCAGGCTCAAAGAGAAGCTTTGATTTTGATCACTGTGACAATGATGCTAATTCCAATGATGATGACCAAAGGAGGGGCAATGCTACTACAACTGACAACAGTGATTTGTGTGAGGACTATGATGGGGTAGCCACCGGGAACCGCCACCGTGCCCAACACCGCCAGCGCAACCGCCAGTCACCGAGGCCTTCTCCAAGGAGAAGGACCCCAAGCAGGGAACGGGACCAGCAGCAGAATCAAAGGTCCAGCAGCAGGGAGAGGAGGGTGAGTAGATCTCCTGGAAGAAGGTCATCAGAGACAACAAACGGTGCCAATGGCAATGGAAGCAACAATGGAAATGGCAACCACAATAGTGCAGGTTCTACTAGGCCTGGGAAGTTGGTGTCCGTTCCTGCCACTGTTACATCACTGGTCATGGATAAGAGTAACAATGGAATTGGTGGAGGAGAATCTGCAGCCGCTACAGGTGTCAAAAGGATAACTGTTAAGAGAAATGTTGGTGAATGTGGTGTGGCTGGTTCAAGGGGTGCAGCATCACCACGGTCTCAGTCTCCCGCAAGAGCACAATCTCCCGCAAGAGCACTCTCTCCTGCAAGAGCACACTCTCCTGCAAGAGGAAACAATGGGAATGCAGGGAATCAGCAGCAACAGCCTTCAATTAGCCGCAACAACTCTTCAAGGAAAACTGAACAGTCTCCTTATAGAAGGAATCCATTGAATGAGATTGATCCTAATTCCCTTTCTTATCCACAATCAAATGCCAACAATAGCAGCAGCAACAAGGTGCAAAACAGACCCAAGAAGGACGCTGAAGCAGAAGCTAATCAG AAAGGTGTTACTGCAAATTGCAAGGTGAAGGAGCAACAAGAGGAAGAGTGCAAGGGAACGGCATCAATGAACAATGACAATGTTGTGGTGAAGACAATGGTGCCATCAGGTGTTGCTGACAACATCAAACCCCAATCTCTAACAAGAAGCAGGTCTTCAAGAAGATCAAGGGACTTAGATCTCAACCCTGAAACACTAATGAACCCTGTACCACAGTCCTATACCTCCCTCCTTCTTGAAGACATCCAAAACTTCCACCAAAAGAACACAAACACAACACAACCTTCCATTTCTCTCCCAGCTTGTCTCTCCAAAGCTTGCTCGATCCTCGAAGCTGTTGCCGATCTCAACTCCACCACAAGCCCAAACTTCTCTGCTGGTGCATTCTCTGAGGACAAGAAAACCCCATCACTAGGTGCGAATAACAGTAGCAACCATTATGCAAAGAAGAGGGTGGAGCCATTTGTGGAATCCGAGGTAGTTGTGAGTGATGATGTGATGGAACCAAGCTTGCACAAGTATGTGACAGTGAAGAGGGGTGGTTCAGTTTGTGGGGTAGTGGACATGGAAGACCAAGAATCTTCAGGTAGCAACAGCTTCATCACTCAAAGTGGCCAAATACAACAGCAAAATCATTGGGGCATTTCATCAAAAACATGGGATGCAAACTCAGCTGATTCAACAGATTGTTGGAGCTCTAGGTTGATGGAAGGTAGTGATGCTGTGGCTGAAGCTAGAAAAGCATTGAACTGCAAGAAAAGAGAGTGTGATGATCATCAACATAGCAGCGGAATCGGGCGCGGAAGGCTTagtggttcttcttcttcttctaaagtTCTTCATCACCACAACAGTATACCTGTTGCATCAACATAA